The window TAttcattgatgcattaaagtgttcatCAATTGAATGATGCAGCTGATAAAGTGGAGCTATATCTTATGAATTCCCTCTTGAAGGCTCAAGAGTTAGTGTTATCTCGAACTATAATATTACACCATTCATTAATTTGATGATCATATCATTAATACAATTCAGAAAAAGCAACAGAAGCTATCGGATTAAcgagtaaagtaaaaaatacagaatattaatCTAAGATGTATTGaatcaaaaatatgaaatggcagaaaatgaaaCTAACTGATTTTATATACAGAATTTAATTAATTgaacttttttaatttcatttttcaaacctGTTAGAGTAAATTGCTGAAAGCAGCTTCATTActtgacatactgtatttgcgTAATTTTATATATctgatctttattttttgtatcgCCTTATAATGTCTCCACAGCAACAAGCTTTTGTATCATTGTTAcacataatttattttcaataactagaacattttcagatgtttttgatTGCAGTTAAGAGTATCTCTCTTCATTGGATACATACTTGAGCCATTAGCATTATGCAGCGGTTCCCGAACTTTTTTTTGCGGCGCACGtccccttctacgtcccaaccgggttgacgcacccccaaaaaaactcaacaaagctttgttctaccaccatataaataactttgtcatgagacgttccacttgacagtttccctgatttcagccagttaatcatatttgaaagaatgaatgaaacgagttggcgcgcatatatcctagGCTACAGTGAAACTGTtatatcaaaaactaataaattatagttttttgattcaaaataaaagggatttcaaaggaaatgtttattgttcctgttttttattgtagcctatggaaaaatcccacttaaaaaacaacactgtaatattttttaGACCAGACCACCACCACAtttttcatctcgcgcaccccctggtggcagctcgcgcaaCCCAGGGGGTgcgcgcaccacactttgggaatctCTGATCTAGTCGCTGCTCTCAGGATAGCGTGCTAGCGTGGAGAGTCATGGCCAAAAGAACATAGACCCCTGCATATGTGGTATTTAACATGCCACAGGGCGTGTATCTGCTGCTACTAGATTTTGGCAGTCTGGTACCTGGGAGGGAAGTTTTGGAGGTTGTAGAagccagtggcggctggtggagttttctccagggggggctataactccaaaatgtatatattaaaaaaaagcatgcatacaaaggtatcaaacgagtgtatttacataaatgaaaacaacaaaaacaacattatagatagatagatagaagtgcaaagagaaacaagtgcgatatatagagtatgtacagtatatgcagttaagagtgattatgtaaagataagggcagtataaagaggtgggaataattggaatagtataaacagatgtagtatgaacaaatatacagatgtgctatattactatacagatggccaatatataataaatatctatctatctctatctctctctatctatctctagatatatctctagatctatatatttaaataatgtatatcatatataacatggacaatacacatactttatgacagaaggctgtgacgtcagccccgccgccaaatccagctgcattcagctcggggcgcaggagaggtgcgcccgAACATCGTcatatctcttgtattgaagaggagctactgcgcatgtacaacttttaacgagagtcagGGcagaaatacgtcaccaatcaggcaatgtcaacgaacgaaacaactttactcatcattaactatgaaatatttatcttgcacatctaaaaaaatatatacatatatttcgaaatattttaattttattatttcatttttattaaaaaaatgttatgtcttattcaaggaaatgtggtgagaggtgagtggtggggcggtgccctagcgccctctattggccagccgccactggtagAAGCTGTGTTTGATATTTAGACACAAGTATATGTAGGagacaaaataatagaaacaccTGGCAGTTTAACACTTCAACAGGACCACCAACTCCAATCCCAGCAACAAATCAGAGATTAGAGAAAAGTCCAATAACACCAAAACAAATTACTCATCAAAAcctttttcttgcttttcaATTAATCATGTGAGCACAAGGACATTGGAGCAACAAAATTGCCATTACAGTGTATAAACACGTATTTATGTAAACGTGCCCTGTTGTCGACAGAAGTATATACACATAATGATATATTATTAGGCTTCACGAAAATGAGCTGTTTACAGTTTGTCTTATACACACttcaaatcaaaaatcaaaaacaacCAAGTTtaattttaatctttttattgtTTAGGTCATCCtaatttaaattcaatattcaaatatttaaattaaaagttatttttaaatattgtctttaaaGAGGAAAGCATAACTAGAGCAATACTCATTCACGCATATTatctaaaatgtgaaaaataatcaaagtTCTCCCTACAAACACTCAAAtcacaacaacataaaacaaataattaaaatgtaacacacTATACACAACTGAATCTATGACTCTTTAAAGAACTGGTGCAACATGGGccagaacaaacacatcagtgCGCTCCTATATGTTTATCCCGTCAGGTAAAGCAGTCGTCCGTCTTTCTGATACGTTCATGTCTCTGAATCTCAATGGGGTGTCCCCGCCATTCCTCAAGGGGCAGAGAGGGCTGTGATtagatgtctgtgtgtgtgtgtgtgtgtgtgtgtgggggggggggtgtcgaGCAGGTGAGGCCTTTCCAGAAGATGgcttcttgtttttaaaaaccaaaggtgttctccccactgtaagCCACGTATAAAAAGCCGTCTTCGTCCTTCTCTTTCTCGTACAGCTGCCCCATCGTGATGCTAAGACAAGGAGAAGACAGTTTATAAATGACATCTACAGTAGGAACCAATTGTCGCACAGCTCACAAACCAAATTGAGAGTAGGTGAATCAGTTCATTTTTGCTAAATTACTGTTATAATTACTTTACtcagggcaaaaaaaaaatctctcttGAACAAGAAGTTTATCGAATAAACCCCTCATTGCAAccagcaaaaataaaatcttgcTCCAAAAACCTgtggtgggagaagtactcagatcttgtgatGGATGGAcggaagtaccagagtgtaggaatactctgtcacagtaaaagtcctgcattcaaaatattactcaagtaaaagtaatgaAGTATCAgcctcaaaatatacttaaaataccaaaagtgaaagtagtcattgtttgattggtccatttcagaataatatctctgatatgttttataattattggtcattaaagtgttctcagagctggtaaaggtgcagctagttttaataactttgtatactgcagggtagctgctgaatttactccaggtggactAAAGtctaagtgttgattatatttcacatcattaatccaaatctgtaaagcaactaaaggtatttaataaatgtagtggagtaaaagtacaccatttacatcTGCATTGTAGTAGAGTTGAAGTACAAAGTACCGCaacattgtacttaagtatagtacttGAGGGAATGTACTTAACATTTAAAGTCCTGCTGTGGCCCCTGAATATATCTCTGTGTGACAGGGCTAAAAATACTCTCTAAAAGTGTTGAGTAATGACTGGCAGGTCACAGAGGGCTGATGGGTGTAACTAAAGCTCATTCTGAATGTTGTTAGGATTGTCTCTGTGTTAAATCAGCCTTAATATACGGTCCAAATCAAAAATTAACTTGTGGAGTTTTGCATTAAGTTATGTTTTTCCAACGTCATTCTCCAGTTAATAttttacaggtgtgtgttcatAAAAAAGGTACAACAAAATCCCTCAGCCTGCCCTGCATCTTTTTACTCCTTTGATTAATTTCTTCAATATAAAAAGAAGCCCTGACACATTTTCACTCAACCATGAGAAAGAAATGATTGAGTTATGAAACCAAAGGGGAAATTAAAACAGGACAGTCACTCCATCCACTCTGACAGTGTTCCTTTTGATAAAAGCCATAAACGTGATTTGACTCTAGCTTTATCTCAAATAGCTTTTGATGAACAAGGCATTTCTGTAACGCCAGATCCTTTCAGAACAAATGACCTCAGCCCTGCTTTGAAACTGGCACCGTAAAGTGTTTTAGATCAGTCGATTAATCTAATAAAGAAAACCAATGCtactttttggggaaaatgaaTTACTTGTTTCAATCGAAATTCTGAATATTTTCTGGTTCAACCTTCTCAAATGTATTGACAACTGATGGACAGCTTGACTACGTCATAAATTATAGTAATCTATAACATATTTTTCGACAAATTAAGCACTTTGAAGACAAAACTTTGATCTCTCCAAGGCAGGGAGGAAGTTTTTCACTACTTTTTGATACCTTATACACTAAACGATGAAATTAGATGGAAAGTAGTATAATTGTGAGTCACAGCCTTATATAAGACCAAAACTACAAGTGCAAAATctaaagatattcagtttaaaaaaagttaaacttccCTTCTGAGAAGTACATTTTTGCCAAGTAAAGAGACATTTCTTTTCAATTAATTATCAAAAATGGATTCCAATTATTCATTCTTATTCTGGATGTTAGAAGGCACAACCTGACTGTCAAGTTTGTAACCGCAAACATtacaatataattaaataattgttaacCTGAATCATGTCATTTATTTGTGGCCCTGAAGTAAATTCTCTGAGGCATGGTCACACTTCTCAGCCCGTGAACTGGGAAACTTTGAAATTGATtaaacgcccccccccccccccccccccccagtttcTTGGCCCTCACCTGGACTGCGGCACAGTCTTGTCCACAAACAGGAAGATTGCCTTCTCAGAGGGCAGCTGGATGCGTTTCCTGATGATCCACATGAACTGAGCCACTGTGATGTCAGAGGGGACCAGGTACTTCCTCTTGTCGATGTCCACTATCTGTGATCCAGACACTTTCTCCACAATCACCTGACAAAGCACACAGAAGCATTGATTACAGACCAGTACTGAATCACTAAGCAGGCTAAATCAGCTGCGACATCGCAGAAGTTTCACTCACCGGGACCCGGTCAGGGTACTTGTTTCGGATTTTGGCTGACTCTATGCATCGATGTTCTGGTGgacaaaaaagaacattttagtTAATTTTGGGAATGTTCTAGACAACAACAAACTCCTGTAGAGAGACCAGAGGCAAAGCAGTGATGGacaaaaatctatatttaaCCGCTAAGGAGAAAGATTCACAAGCAGCTGCTGTGGATTAGTAGACAACATCCTACAGTCACTTAAAATGTGAATGTACAtcatcaataaaacatcttaGCTTAACAACATTTTAGCTCTTTGCATCATGAATACTACAAAAATTAGTCTCGACGTTTTTGCAGTTTTTGCTTCtatgatgtattttattatttttatagatATATACAGTAGCAAGACTAATGCCACATCAGTGAAAAAGTGTTTGTCaagtaattaattaattatgatttttcactattttaaatgtttaattgctAATCAATTCATAGAAAAAAGATCAACAGATGATTCAAGAGTGAAAACAAATGCGCTGTAATGTTGTTTAGCTGTGAAACTGGATACAAACACCCTCCTTTTCTCAGTAATCATAGGGGgttgtgggtaatgtagtcaCTGACATCCACAATAACACTGTGGTTGCCAACTGCAGTATTCTCATTAGTTTTatacttttgacatttgaaacaGCTACACTTCCAATAACCACATTTTCTCTCAACAGCAATATGTAAAACTCATAGAAAATAACATGGAAACTGTTTTTAAAGCCTGATAAACACTAGTAGCTACAAACAGCTGGCCTGTCAACAGGAAGTCGACTGATGTTATGAATATATTAGGAGTGCTTAAAATGCCAGATATGTTTTAGATTCATATTCATAAATGCAAAGTGTTGCTGCTCTCCTTGTCTCTTACGTGTTTTCATAATTCATGTTAGTTGCCATTGTTTGAATAAGGGGCAAACCAGCGCTCAGGCCTACCAAAACAACTGTTGTTCTGTCCTGGTGACGCCTGTTGGGCCTCCAGTTATACCAAGGgaaaagggaaattaaatgaCAAGCTATATTGCTGCGCACAACCCAGTTCTATTATCCAGCTGCTCACTGAAACTCAATACATAATGGAGGCT of the Eleginops maclovinus isolate JMC-PN-2008 ecotype Puerto Natales chromosome 4, JC_Emac_rtc_rv5, whole genome shotgun sequence genome contains:
- the LOC134863473 gene encoding gamma-aminobutyric acid receptor-associated protein-like 2, producing the protein MKWMFKEDHSLEHRCIESAKIRNKYPDRVPVIVEKVSGSQIVDIDKRKYLVPSDITVAQFMWIIRKRIQLPSEKAIFLFVDKTVPQSSITMGQLYEKEKDEDGFLYVAYSGENTFGF